In Rattus norvegicus strain BN/NHsdMcwi chromosome 1, GRCr8, whole genome shotgun sequence, a genomic segment contains:
- the Taar8b gene encoding trace amine-associated receptor 8b isoform X1, which yields MPDSVLLFDVCRRTEIPQASKGRIMTSNFSQATLQLCYENVNASCIKTPYSPGLRVLLYMVFGFGAVLAVCGNLLVVISVLHFKQLHSPANFLIASLASADFLVGISVMPFSMVRSIESCWYFGDTFCSLHSCCDAAFCYSSLFHLCFISVDRYIAVTEPLVYPTKFTMSVSGICISISWILPLVYSSAVFYTGISATGIENLVSALNCVGGCQVAINQDWVLISFLLFFIPTLVMIILYSKIFLVAKQQAVKIETSISGSKGESSLESHKARVAKRERKAAKTLGVTVMAFMVSWLPYTIDTLIDAFMGFITPAYVYEICGWIAYYNSAMNPLIYAFFYPWFRKAIKLILSGKILKGHSSTTSLFSE from the exons ATGCCAGACTCTGTGCTTCTCTTTGATGTGTGCAG GAGGACAGAAATCCCTCAAGCATCAAAAGGCAGAATCATGACAAGCAACTTTTCCCAAGCAACCCTGCAGCTCTGCTATGAGAATGTGAATGCTTCCTGCATTAAAACCCCCTATTCACCAGGGCTCCGGGTCCTCCTGtacatggtctttggctttggGGCTGTGCTGGCAGTGTGTGGGAACCTCCTGGTGGTGATTTCAGTCCTCCATTTCAAGCAGCTGCACTCTCCTGCCAATTTCCTCATCGCCTCCCTGGCCAGTGCTGACTTCTTGGTGGGCATCTCTGTGATGCCCTTCAGCATGGTCAGGTCCATCGAGAGCTGCTGGTACTTTGGAGACACATTTTGTAGCCTTCACAGCTGCTGTGATGCAGCATTTTGCTACTCTTCTCTTTTCCACCTCTGTTTCATCTCTGTGGACAGGTACATCGCTGTCACGGAACCTCTGGTCTATCCCACCAAGTTCACAATGTCTGTGTCTGGAATTTGCATCAGCATCTCCTGGATTCTGCCCCTTGTGTACAGCAGCGCAGTATTCTACACAGGCATCAGTGCTACGGGGATTGAAAACCTAGTAAGTGCTCTCAACTGTGTAGGAGGCTGCCAAGTTGCGATCAATCAAGACTGGGTTTTGATAAGTTTTCTCTTATTCTTCATACCTACCCTTGTTATGATCATCCTCTACAGCAAAATATTTTTAGTAGCCAAACAGCAAGCTGTAAAAATTGAAACTTCTATAAGTGGAAGCAAAGGAGAATCGTCCTTAGAGAGTCACAAAGCCAGGGTGgccaagagagagaggaaggctgCCAAAACCTTGGGGGTCACTGTCATGGCATTTATGGTCTCATGGCTACCATATACAATTGACACCTTGATTGATGCTTTCATGGGCTTCATCACTCCTGCCTATGTCTATGAAATTTGTGGCTGGATCGCTTATTATAACTCAGCCATGAACCCTTTGATTTATGCTTTCTTTTACCCTTGGTTTAGGAAAGCCATAAAGCTCATTTTAAGTGGGAAAATTTTAAAGGGTCATTCATCAACTACTAGTTTGTTTTCAGAATAA
- the Taar8b gene encoding trace amine-associated receptor 8b isoform X2 produces the protein MRRRTEIPQASKGRIMTSNFSQATLQLCYENVNASCIKTPYSPGLRVLLYMVFGFGAVLAVCGNLLVVISVLHFKQLHSPANFLIASLASADFLVGISVMPFSMVRSIESCWYFGDTFCSLHSCCDAAFCYSSLFHLCFISVDRYIAVTEPLVYPTKFTMSVSGICISISWILPLVYSSAVFYTGISATGIENLVSALNCVGGCQVAINQDWVLISFLLFFIPTLVMIILYSKIFLVAKQQAVKIETSISGSKGESSLESHKARVAKRERKAAKTLGVTVMAFMVSWLPYTIDTLIDAFMGFITPAYVYEICGWIAYYNSAMNPLIYAFFYPWFRKAIKLILSGKILKGHSSTTSLFSE, from the exons ATGAGGAG GAGGACAGAAATCCCTCAAGCATCAAAAGGCAGAATCATGACAAGCAACTTTTCCCAAGCAACCCTGCAGCTCTGCTATGAGAATGTGAATGCTTCCTGCATTAAAACCCCCTATTCACCAGGGCTCCGGGTCCTCCTGtacatggtctttggctttggGGCTGTGCTGGCAGTGTGTGGGAACCTCCTGGTGGTGATTTCAGTCCTCCATTTCAAGCAGCTGCACTCTCCTGCCAATTTCCTCATCGCCTCCCTGGCCAGTGCTGACTTCTTGGTGGGCATCTCTGTGATGCCCTTCAGCATGGTCAGGTCCATCGAGAGCTGCTGGTACTTTGGAGACACATTTTGTAGCCTTCACAGCTGCTGTGATGCAGCATTTTGCTACTCTTCTCTTTTCCACCTCTGTTTCATCTCTGTGGACAGGTACATCGCTGTCACGGAACCTCTGGTCTATCCCACCAAGTTCACAATGTCTGTGTCTGGAATTTGCATCAGCATCTCCTGGATTCTGCCCCTTGTGTACAGCAGCGCAGTATTCTACACAGGCATCAGTGCTACGGGGATTGAAAACCTAGTAAGTGCTCTCAACTGTGTAGGAGGCTGCCAAGTTGCGATCAATCAAGACTGGGTTTTGATAAGTTTTCTCTTATTCTTCATACCTACCCTTGTTATGATCATCCTCTACAGCAAAATATTTTTAGTAGCCAAACAGCAAGCTGTAAAAATTGAAACTTCTATAAGTGGAAGCAAAGGAGAATCGTCCTTAGAGAGTCACAAAGCCAGGGTGgccaagagagagaggaaggctgCCAAAACCTTGGGGGTCACTGTCATGGCATTTATGGTCTCATGGCTACCATATACAATTGACACCTTGATTGATGCTTTCATGGGCTTCATCACTCCTGCCTATGTCTATGAAATTTGTGGCTGGATCGCTTATTATAACTCAGCCATGAACCCTTTGATTTATGCTTTCTTTTACCCTTGGTTTAGGAAAGCCATAAAGCTCATTTTAAGTGGGAAAATTTTAAAGGGTCATTCATCAACTACTAGTTTGTTTTCAGAATAA
- the Taar8b gene encoding trace amine-associated receptor 8b: MTSNFSQATLQLCYENVNASCIKTPYSPGLRVLLYMVFGFGAVLAVCGNLLVVISVLHFKQLHSPANFLIASLASADFLVGISVMPFSMVRSIESCWYFGDTFCSLHSCCDAAFCYSSLFHLCFISVDRYIAVTEPLVYPTKFTMSVSGICISISWILPLVYSSAVFYTGISATGIENLVSALNCVGGCQVAINQDWVLISFLLFFIPTLVMIILYSKIFLVAKQQAVKIETSISGSKGESSLESHKARVAKRERKAAKTLGVTVMAFMVSWLPYTIDTLIDAFMGFITPAYVYEICGWIAYYNSAMNPLIYAFFYPWFRKAIKLILSGKILKGHSSTTSLFSE; this comes from the coding sequence ATGACAAGCAACTTTTCCCAAGCAACCCTGCAGCTCTGCTATGAGAATGTGAATGCTTCCTGCATTAAAACCCCCTATTCACCAGGGCTCCGGGTCCTCCTGtacatggtctttggctttggGGCTGTGCTGGCAGTGTGTGGGAACCTCCTGGTGGTGATTTCAGTCCTCCATTTCAAGCAGCTGCACTCTCCTGCCAATTTCCTCATCGCCTCCCTGGCCAGTGCTGACTTCTTGGTGGGCATCTCTGTGATGCCCTTCAGCATGGTCAGGTCCATCGAGAGCTGCTGGTACTTTGGAGACACATTTTGTAGCCTTCACAGCTGCTGTGATGCAGCATTTTGCTACTCTTCTCTTTTCCACCTCTGTTTCATCTCTGTGGACAGGTACATCGCTGTCACGGAACCTCTGGTCTATCCCACCAAGTTCACAATGTCTGTGTCTGGAATTTGCATCAGCATCTCCTGGATTCTGCCCCTTGTGTACAGCAGCGCAGTATTCTACACAGGCATCAGTGCTACGGGGATTGAAAACCTAGTAAGTGCTCTCAACTGTGTAGGAGGCTGCCAAGTTGCGATCAATCAAGACTGGGTTTTGATAAGTTTTCTCTTATTCTTCATACCTACCCTTGTTATGATCATCCTCTACAGCAAAATATTTTTAGTAGCCAAACAGCAAGCTGTAAAAATTGAAACTTCTATAAGTGGAAGCAAAGGAGAATCGTCCTTAGAGAGTCACAAAGCCAGGGTGgccaagagagagaggaaggctgCCAAAACCTTGGGGGTCACTGTCATGGCATTTATGGTCTCATGGCTACCATATACAATTGACACCTTGATTGATGCTTTCATGGGCTTCATCACTCCTGCCTATGTCTATGAAATTTGTGGCTGGATCGCTTATTATAACTCAGCCATGAACCCTTTGATTTATGCTTTCTTTTACCCTTGGTTTAGGAAAGCCATAAAGCTCATTTTAAGTGGGAAAATTTTAAAGGGTCATTCATCAACTACTAGTTTGTTTTCAGAATAA